A region from the Cervus elaphus chromosome 10, mCerEla1.1, whole genome shotgun sequence genome encodes:
- the LOC122701745 gene encoding NADPH--cytochrome P450 reductase isoform X2: protein MNMADSNMDAGTTVSETVAEEVSLFSTTDMILFSLMVGVMTYWFLFRKKKEEVPEFTKIQTTTSSVKDRSFVEKMKKTGRNIIVFYGSQTGTAEEFANRLSKDAHRYGMRGMAADPEEYDLADLGSLPEIEKALAVFCMATYGEGDPTDNAQDFYDWLQETDVDLSGVKYAVFALGNKTYEHFNAMGKYVDKRLEQLGAQRIFDLGLGDDDGNLEEDFITWREQFWPAVCEHFGVEATGEESSIRQYELVVHADMDGAKVYTGEMGRLKSYENQKPPFDAKNPFLAVVTTNRKLNQGTERHLMHLELDISDSKIRYESGDHVAVYPANDSALVNQLGEILGADLDVIMSLNNLDEESNKKHPFPCPTSYRTALTYYLDITNPPRTNVLYELAQYASEPAEQEQLRKMASSSGEGKELYLRWVLEARRHILAILQDCPSLRPPIDHLCELLPRLQARYYSIASSSKVHPNSVHICAVVVEYETQTGRVNKGVATSWLRAKEPAGENGGRALVPMFVRKSQFRLPFKATTPVVMVGPGTGVAPFIGFIQERAWLRQQGKEVGETLLYYGCRRSDEDYLYREELAGFHKDGTLTQLNVAFSREQPQKVYVQHLLKKDKEHLWKLIHEGGAHIYVCGDARNMARDVQNTFYDIVAEQGAMEHAQAVDYVKKLMTKGRYSLDVWS from the exons gaccTCCTCTGTCAAAGACAGAAGCTTCGTGGAAAAGATGAAGAAGACG GGCAGGAACATCATTGTGTTCTACGGCTCCCAGACGGGGACTGCTGAGGAGTTTGCCAACCGCCTGTCTAAGGACGCCCACCGCTATGGGATGCGGGGCATGGCAGCTGACCCCGAGGAGTACGACCTG GCCGACCTGGGCAGCCTGCCAGAGATTGAGAAGGCCCTGGCCGTGTTCTGCATGGCCACCTACGGTGAGGGGGACCCCACCGACAACGCCCAGGACTTCTATGACTGGCTGCAGGAGACGGACGTGGACCTTTCTGGGGTCAAGTACGCG GTGTTTGCCCTCGGGAACAAGACCTATGAGCACTTCAACGCCATGGGCAAATACGTGGATAAGCGGCTGGAGCAGCTCGGTGCCCAGCGGATCTTTGATCTGGGGCTGGGCGACGACGACGGGAA CCTGGAGGAGGACTTCATCACGTGGCGAGAGCAGTTCTGGCCAGCCGTGTGCGAGCACTTCGGGGTGGAAGCTACGGGAGAGGAGTCCAG CATCCGTCAGTACGAACTTGTGGTCCATGCGGACATGGACGGGGCCAAGGTGTACACGGGCGAGATGGGCCGCCTGAAGAGCTACGAGAACCAGAAACC ccccttTGACGCCAAGAACCCGTTCCTGGCTGTCGTCACCACCAACCGGAAGCTGAACCAGGGAACCGAGCGACACCTCATGCACCTGGAATTAGACATCTCGGACTCCAAAATCAG GTATGAGTCCGGGGACCATGTGGCTGTTTATCCGGCTAATGACTCTGCCCTGGTGAACCAGCTTGGCGAGATCCTGGGTGCCGACCTGGATGTCATCATGTCCCTGAACAACCTTGACG AGGAGTCCAACAAGAAgcaccccttcccctgccccacctcctaCCGCACGGCGCTCACCTACTACCTGGACATCACCAACCCACCGCGCACCAACGTGCTGTACGAGCTGGCCCAGTACGCCTCGGAGCCCGCCGAGCAGGAGCAGCTGCGCAAGATGGCCTCCTCGTCGGGCGAGGGCAAG GAGCTGTACCTGAGGTGGGTGCTGGAGGCCCGGCGGCACATCCTGGCCATCCTGCAGGACTGCCCGTCCCTGCGGCCCCCCATCGACCACCTGTGCGAGCTGCTGCCCCGTCTGCAGGCCCGCTACTACTCCATCGCCTCATCCTCCAAG GTGCACCCCAACTCCGTGCACATCTGCGCCGTGGTCGTGGAGTACGAAACCCAGACGGGCCGCGTCAACAAGGGCGTGGCCACCAGCTGGCTGCGGGCCAAGGAGCCGGCCGGGGAGAACGGCGGCCGGGCCCTGGTGCCCATGTTCGTGCGCAAGTCCCAGTTCCGCCTGCCCTTCAAGGCCACCACGCCCGTCGTCATGGTGGGCCCCGGCACCGGCGTTGCCCCCTTCATAGGCTTCATCCAGGAGCGGGCCTGGCTGAGGCAGCAGG gcaaGGAGGTGGGTGAGACGCTGCTCTACTACGGCTGCCGGCGCTCTGACGAGGACTACCTGTACCGTGAGGAGCTGGCCGGCTTCCACAAGGACGGCACCCTCACCCAGCTCAACGTAGCCTTCTCCCGGGAGCAGCCCCAGAAG gtctaCGTGCAGCACTTACTCAAGAAGGACAAGGAGCACCTGTGGAAACTCATCCATGAGGGGGGCGCCCACATCTACGTGTGCGG GGACGCTCGGAACATGGCAAGGGACGTGCAGAACACCTTCTACGACATCGTGGCCGAGCAAGGCGCCATGGAGCACGCCCAGGCTGTGGACTACGTCAAGAAGCTGATGACCAAGGGCCGCTACTCCCTGGACGTGTGGAGCTAG
- the TMEM120A gene encoding ion channel TACAN isoform X1 — protein sequence MHPPPPGPLGDCLRDWEELQQDFHGIQETHRLYRLKLEELTKLQNNCTSSITRQKKRLQELALVLKKCKPSLPSEAEEAAQELENQIKERQGLFFDMEAYLPKKNGLYLSLVLGNVNVTLLSKQAKFAYKDEYEKFKLYLTIILILISFTCRFLLNSRVTDAAFNFLLVWYYCTLTIRESILINNGSRIKGWWVFHHYVSTFLSGVMLTWPDGLMYQKFRNQFLSFSMYQSFVQFLQYYYQSGCLYRLRALGERHTMDLTVEGFQSWMWRGLTFLLPFLFFGHFWQLFNALTLFNLARDPECKEWQVLMCGFPFLLLFLGNFFTTLRVVHQKFHNQLHGSKKE from the exons ATGCATCCCCCGCCTCCGGGCCCGCTGGGCGACTGCCTACGGGACTGGGAGGAGCTGCAGCAGGACTTCCACGGCATCCAG GAGACCCACCGGCTGTACCGCCTGAAGCTGGAGGAGCTGACCAAACTGCAGAACAACTGTACTAGCTCCATCACTCGGCAGAAGAAACGGCTCCAGGAGCTGGCCCTTGTCCTGAAGAA ATGCAAACCCTCCCTCCCGTCAGAGGCCGAGGAAGCCGCGCAGGAGCTGGAAAATCAGATCAAGGAGCGACAGGGCCTCTTCTTCGATATGGAGGCCTACTTGCCCAAGAAGAATGG ACTGTATCTGAGCCTGGTCCTGGGCAACGTCAACGTGACACTCCTGAGCAAGCAGGCTAA GTTTGCCTACAAAGACGAGTACGAGAAGTTCAAGCTCTACCTCACCATCATCCTCATTCTCATCTCCTTCACCTGCCGCTTCCTCCTCAACTCCAG GGTGACAGATGCTGCCTTCAACTTCCTGCTGGTCTGGTATTACTGCACCCTGACCATCCGCGAAAGCATTCTCATCAACAATGGCTCCAG GATCAAAGGCTGGTGGGTCTTCCATCACTATGTGTCCACGTTCCTGTCGGGAGTCATGCTGACATG GCCCGACGGCCTCATGTACCAGAAGTTCCGGAACCAGTTCCTGTCCTTCTCCATGTACCAGA GTTTTGTGCAGTTCCTCCAGTATTACTACCAGAGCGGCTGTCTGTACCGCCTGCGGGCCCTGGGCGAGCGGCACACCATGGACCTCACTGTGG AAGGCTTCCAGTCCTGGATGTGGCGGGGCCTCACGTTCCTGCTGCCCTTCCTCTTCTTCGGACAC TTCTGGCAGCTTTTTAACGCACTGACGTTGTTCAACCTGGCCCGGGACCCCGAGTGCAAGGAGTGGCAG GTGCTCATGTGCggcttccccttcctcctcctcttcctcggCAATTTCTTCACCACCCTGCGGGTCGTGCACCAGAAATTCCACAACCAGCTGCATGGGAGCAAGAAAGAATGA
- the TMEM120A gene encoding ion channel TACAN isoform X2 has translation MHPPPPGPLGDCLRDWEELQQDFHGIQETHRLYRLKLEELTKLQNNCTSSITRQKKRLQELALVLKKCKPSLPSEAEEAAQELENQIKERQGLFFDMEAYLPKKNGLYLSLVLGNVNVTLLSKQAKVTDAAFNFLLVWYYCTLTIRESILINNGSRIKGWWVFHHYVSTFLSGVMLTWPDGLMYQKFRNQFLSFSMYQSFVQFLQYYYQSGCLYRLRALGERHTMDLTVEGFQSWMWRGLTFLLPFLFFGHFWQLFNALTLFNLARDPECKEWQVLMCGFPFLLLFLGNFFTTLRVVHQKFHNQLHGSKKE, from the exons ATGCATCCCCCGCCTCCGGGCCCGCTGGGCGACTGCCTACGGGACTGGGAGGAGCTGCAGCAGGACTTCCACGGCATCCAG GAGACCCACCGGCTGTACCGCCTGAAGCTGGAGGAGCTGACCAAACTGCAGAACAACTGTACTAGCTCCATCACTCGGCAGAAGAAACGGCTCCAGGAGCTGGCCCTTGTCCTGAAGAA ATGCAAACCCTCCCTCCCGTCAGAGGCCGAGGAAGCCGCGCAGGAGCTGGAAAATCAGATCAAGGAGCGACAGGGCCTCTTCTTCGATATGGAGGCCTACTTGCCCAAGAAGAATGG ACTGTATCTGAGCCTGGTCCTGGGCAACGTCAACGTGACACTCCTGAGCAAGCAGGCTAA GGTGACAGATGCTGCCTTCAACTTCCTGCTGGTCTGGTATTACTGCACCCTGACCATCCGCGAAAGCATTCTCATCAACAATGGCTCCAG GATCAAAGGCTGGTGGGTCTTCCATCACTATGTGTCCACGTTCCTGTCGGGAGTCATGCTGACATG GCCCGACGGCCTCATGTACCAGAAGTTCCGGAACCAGTTCCTGTCCTTCTCCATGTACCAGA GTTTTGTGCAGTTCCTCCAGTATTACTACCAGAGCGGCTGTCTGTACCGCCTGCGGGCCCTGGGCGAGCGGCACACCATGGACCTCACTGTGG AAGGCTTCCAGTCCTGGATGTGGCGGGGCCTCACGTTCCTGCTGCCCTTCCTCTTCTTCGGACAC TTCTGGCAGCTTTTTAACGCACTGACGTTGTTCAACCTGGCCCGGGACCCCGAGTGCAAGGAGTGGCAG GTGCTCATGTGCggcttccccttcctcctcctcttcctcggCAATTTCTTCACCACCCTGCGGGTCGTGCACCAGAAATTCCACAACCAGCTGCATGGGAGCAAGAAAGAATGA
- the LOC122701745 gene encoding NADPH--cytochrome P450 reductase isoform X3, which produces MGCAYSAHQDEPIPRTSSVKDRSFVEKMKKTGRNIIVFYGSQTGTAEEFANRLSKDAHRYGMRGMAADPEEYDLADLGSLPEIEKALAVFCMATYGEGDPTDNAQDFYDWLQETDVDLSGVKYAVFALGNKTYEHFNAMGKYVDKRLEQLGAQRIFDLGLGDDDGNLEEDFITWREQFWPAVCEHFGVEATGEESSIRQYELVVHADMDGAKVYTGEMGRLKSYENQKPPFDAKNPFLAVVTTNRKLNQGTERHLMHLELDISDSKIRYESGDHVAVYPANDSALVNQLGEILGADLDVIMSLNNLDEESNKKHPFPCPTSYRTALTYYLDITNPPRTNVLYELAQYASEPAEQEQLRKMASSSGEGKELYLRWVLEARRHILAILQDCPSLRPPIDHLCELLPRLQARYYSIASSSKVHPNSVHICAVVVEYETQTGRVNKGVATSWLRAKEPAGENGGRALVPMFVRKSQFRLPFKATTPVVMVGPGTGVAPFIGFIQERAWLRQQGKEVGETLLYYGCRRSDEDYLYREELAGFHKDGTLTQLNVAFSREQPQKVYVQHLLKKDKEHLWKLIHEGGAHIYVCGDARNMARDVQNTFYDIVAEQGAMEHAQAVDYVKKLMTKGRYSLDVWS; this is translated from the exons ATGGGGTGCGCCTACTCAGCTCATCAGGACGAGCCCATCCCGAG gaccTCCTCTGTCAAAGACAGAAGCTTCGTGGAAAAGATGAAGAAGACG GGCAGGAACATCATTGTGTTCTACGGCTCCCAGACGGGGACTGCTGAGGAGTTTGCCAACCGCCTGTCTAAGGACGCCCACCGCTATGGGATGCGGGGCATGGCAGCTGACCCCGAGGAGTACGACCTG GCCGACCTGGGCAGCCTGCCAGAGATTGAGAAGGCCCTGGCCGTGTTCTGCATGGCCACCTACGGTGAGGGGGACCCCACCGACAACGCCCAGGACTTCTATGACTGGCTGCAGGAGACGGACGTGGACCTTTCTGGGGTCAAGTACGCG GTGTTTGCCCTCGGGAACAAGACCTATGAGCACTTCAACGCCATGGGCAAATACGTGGATAAGCGGCTGGAGCAGCTCGGTGCCCAGCGGATCTTTGATCTGGGGCTGGGCGACGACGACGGGAA CCTGGAGGAGGACTTCATCACGTGGCGAGAGCAGTTCTGGCCAGCCGTGTGCGAGCACTTCGGGGTGGAAGCTACGGGAGAGGAGTCCAG CATCCGTCAGTACGAACTTGTGGTCCATGCGGACATGGACGGGGCCAAGGTGTACACGGGCGAGATGGGCCGCCTGAAGAGCTACGAGAACCAGAAACC ccccttTGACGCCAAGAACCCGTTCCTGGCTGTCGTCACCACCAACCGGAAGCTGAACCAGGGAACCGAGCGACACCTCATGCACCTGGAATTAGACATCTCGGACTCCAAAATCAG GTATGAGTCCGGGGACCATGTGGCTGTTTATCCGGCTAATGACTCTGCCCTGGTGAACCAGCTTGGCGAGATCCTGGGTGCCGACCTGGATGTCATCATGTCCCTGAACAACCTTGACG AGGAGTCCAACAAGAAgcaccccttcccctgccccacctcctaCCGCACGGCGCTCACCTACTACCTGGACATCACCAACCCACCGCGCACCAACGTGCTGTACGAGCTGGCCCAGTACGCCTCGGAGCCCGCCGAGCAGGAGCAGCTGCGCAAGATGGCCTCCTCGTCGGGCGAGGGCAAG GAGCTGTACCTGAGGTGGGTGCTGGAGGCCCGGCGGCACATCCTGGCCATCCTGCAGGACTGCCCGTCCCTGCGGCCCCCCATCGACCACCTGTGCGAGCTGCTGCCCCGTCTGCAGGCCCGCTACTACTCCATCGCCTCATCCTCCAAG GTGCACCCCAACTCCGTGCACATCTGCGCCGTGGTCGTGGAGTACGAAACCCAGACGGGCCGCGTCAACAAGGGCGTGGCCACCAGCTGGCTGCGGGCCAAGGAGCCGGCCGGGGAGAACGGCGGCCGGGCCCTGGTGCCCATGTTCGTGCGCAAGTCCCAGTTCCGCCTGCCCTTCAAGGCCACCACGCCCGTCGTCATGGTGGGCCCCGGCACCGGCGTTGCCCCCTTCATAGGCTTCATCCAGGAGCGGGCCTGGCTGAGGCAGCAGG gcaaGGAGGTGGGTGAGACGCTGCTCTACTACGGCTGCCGGCGCTCTGACGAGGACTACCTGTACCGTGAGGAGCTGGCCGGCTTCCACAAGGACGGCACCCTCACCCAGCTCAACGTAGCCTTCTCCCGGGAGCAGCCCCAGAAG gtctaCGTGCAGCACTTACTCAAGAAGGACAAGGAGCACCTGTGGAAACTCATCCATGAGGGGGGCGCCCACATCTACGTGTGCGG GGACGCTCGGAACATGGCAAGGGACGTGCAGAACACCTTCTACGACATCGTGGCCGAGCAAGGCGCCATGGAGCACGCCCAGGCTGTGGACTACGTCAAGAAGCTGATGACCAAGGGCCGCTACTCCCTGGACGTGTGGAGCTAG
- the STYXL1 gene encoding serine/threonine/tyrosine-interacting-like protein 1 isoform X2, producing the protein MYHFFRTQKIIWMPQELDAFQPYPIEIMPGRIYLGNFKQACDPKIQKDLKINAHVNISMETGPFFVGDADRLLHIQIEDSLEASITPFLRLLCHFIDIHLELNSVILVFSTLGISRSCAAILAYLMHQNGQTLKRSWAYLKKCKNNMRPNRALVAQLSEWEKVVLGDIVTDIQNPPY; encoded by the exons GAACTGGATGCCTTCCAGCCATACCCTATTGAGATAATGCCAGGCAGGATCTACCTGGGAAATTTCAAGCAAGCCTGCGACCCTAAAATTCAGAAGGATTTGAAAATCAATGCACATGTCAACATCTCCATGGAGACAGGGCCATT TTTCGTAGGTGACGCCGACAGGCTTCTGCACATCCAGatagaagattccctggaagcaAGCATTACACCCTTTTTACGCCTCCTCTGTCACTTCATTG acATTCACCTGGAGCTCAACTCCGTCATCCTGGTCTTCTCCACCTTGGGCATCAGCCGCAGCTGTGCGGCCATCCTGGCCTACCTTATGCATCAGAACGGGCAGACCCTGAAG AGGTCCTGGGCCTACCTCAAGAAGTGTAAAAACAACATGCGCCCAAATCGGgctttggtggctcagctgtcaGAGTGGGAGAAGGTTGTCCTCGGAGACATCGTCACGGACATCCAGAATCCACCCTACTGA